One Meles meles chromosome 11, mMelMel3.1 paternal haplotype, whole genome shotgun sequence DNA segment encodes these proteins:
- the PTGES gene encoding prostaglandin E synthase, with product MPPPVLALVSGQALPAFLLCGTLLVIKMYVVAVITGQVRLRKKAFANPEDALRHGGLQYCRSDQDVDRCLRAHRNDMETIYPFLFLGFVYSILGPDPFVAHMHFLVFFLGRVVHTVAYLGKLRAPTRSLAYTVAQLPCASMALQIIWEAARHL from the exons ATGCCTCCCCCGGTCCTGGCGCTGGTGAGCGGCCAGGCGCTCCCAGCTTTCCTGCTCTGCGGCACGCTGCTGGTCATCAAGATGTACGTGGTGGCTGTCATTACGGGCCAAGTGAGACTTCGGAAGAAG GCTTTTGCCAACCCTGAGGATGCCCTGAGACACGGAGGCCTCCAGTACTGCCGGAGTGACCAGGACGTGGATCGCTGCCTCAG AGCCCACCGGAACGACATGGAGACCATCTACCCCTTCCTGTTCCTGGGCTTCGTCTACTCCATCCTGGGGCCTGACCCCTTCGTCGCCCACATGCACTTCCTCGTCTTCTTCCTGGGCCGCGTGGTGCACACCGTGGCCTACTTGGGGAAGCTGCGGGCGCCCACCCGCTCCCTGGCCTACACCGTGGCCCAGCTGCCCTGCGCCTCCATGGCCCTGCAGATCATCTGGGAAGCAGCCCGCCACCTGTGA